From one Lycium ferocissimum isolate CSIRO_LF1 chromosome 7, AGI_CSIRO_Lferr_CH_V1, whole genome shotgun sequence genomic stretch:
- the LOC132062957 gene encoding GDSL esterase/lipase At4g26790-like, producing the protein MSIRYNSTVGDKLGCENDVNLLVLEYNTRLEQKIVDLNHKMRGAQVIFCDTYRAMMEFIFHPQAYGFSDAKSACCGIGKYGGTKGCLSPDMACPRASSHVWWDLYNPTEAVNILLANSAWSGNPLPSICRPITFKALGSSSY; encoded by the exons ATGAGCATAAGGTACAATTCAACTGTTGGCGATAAATTGGGATGTGAGAACGATGTCAACTTGCTAGTTTTGGAATATAATACAAGGCTAGAGCAGAAGATTGTTGACCTTAACCACAAAATGCGAGGCGCCCAAGTCATATTCTGTGATACTTACCGAGCAATGATGGAATTCATTTTTCATCCTCAAGCCTATG GTTTTTCGGATGCAAAGAGTGCTTGCTGTGGGATAGGCAAATATGGTGGAACGAAAGGCTGCCTGTCACCCGATATGGCGTGCCCCCGAGCTTCAAGTCACGTATGGTGGGATTTATATAACCCTACTGAAGCTGTGAATATCTTGCTAGCAAATTCAGCATGGTCCGGCAATCCTTTGCCTTCCATTTGTCGTCCGATCACTTTTAAGGCATTGGGATCCTCTTCATACTAG